Proteins found in one Anopheles aquasalis chromosome 3, idAnoAquaMG_Q_19, whole genome shotgun sequence genomic segment:
- the LOC126576630 gene encoding uncharacterized protein LOC126576630 produces MFNAKNQTQFIDRPTGETNKTIIVMVPPKSDAPVSFLVKALKVGEMEIRVNASIMQGVISDSFKKILKVLPEDIAILRSKRTPFHLDASTTQSFNVSLSIDERAVNSSILIGGNFNPDQNRPKDVLNNYNLSLHYGDTVIVTHINSESKENITIESIPDHIRTLFVMVTGSGSGLLQVNWQYRLNLMHFKPRFNLNMTNQVTTSVWMREFNICCSFIPKNGMQYSNRTVVEVSIPTGYAMDQHNVIETANTNPFDRVEIRHDGTTMLLYFNKMDKETSCFSVFAYRRYRLPRRRPSYIMVQDYYHPKLNAIMLFDLY; encoded by the exons ATGTTCAATGCAAAGAATCAAACACAATTCATTGATCGTCCTACAGGAG AAACGAATAAAACGATAATTGTGATGGTTCCACCGAAATCGGATGCACCGGTTTCGTTCCTTGTGAAAGCATTGAAGGTGGGTGAGATGGAGATCCGAGTGAATGCATCGATCATGCAAGGCGTTATCTCGGATAGCTTCAAGAAAATCTTAAAAGTACTTCCTGAGGACATAGCGATTCTAAGATCAAAACGAACGCCATTCCATCTTGACGCTTCTACAACCCAATCGTTCAAcgtttctctttctatcgATGAGAGAGCTGTGAATAGCTCCATTTTAATTGGGGGTAATTTTAATC CGGATCAAAACCGCCCAAAAGATGTTTTAAACAACTATAATTTATCACTTCATTACGGTGATACAGTTATAGTTACACATATAAATTCAGAATCCAAAGAGAACATCACGATTGAATCGATTCCGGATCATATCAGAACATTATTTGTGATGGTCACCGGTTCCGGCTCGGGATTGCTTCAGGTCAACTGGCAATATCGTCTAAACTTGATGCATTTTAAGCCTCGTTTCAACCTAAATATGACCAATCAAGTGACTACTTCTGTGTGGATGAGGGAGTTTAATATTTGTTGCAGCTTCATTCCGAAGAATGGAATGCAGTATTCAAACCGCACGGTTGTGGAAGTGAGCATACCGACAGGTTACGCGATGGACCAGCACAATGTAATTGAGACAGCAAATACAAATCCTTTCGAT AGAGTAGAGATACGACACGATGGAACGACGATGCTGTTATACTTCAACAAAATGGATAAAGAGACGAGTTGCTTCAGCGTTTTCGCGTACAGAAGATATAGACTACCGCGAAGGCGTCCCTCATATATCATGGTGCAAGATTACTACCACCCAA AGCTCAATGCGATAATGCTGTTTGACCTCTATTAG
- the LOC126576631 gene encoding uncharacterized protein LOC126576631: MGCEWSAVYDGESILLQKELYERGSEVYVDVKQLTRVKFNRMLRLMVTCSHGMDILMYYIISKGSIVDIGFFRPNQRIRYTFQILVSKELTPVSMIYLIASANGKFATNYISFTVREFVNPIEIKIEENISDDGVDLGDEIELSIRGRPGSFVALAAYVHRFMQHSKHHDIFYTDVWYLFNKLHPVHIDVIEILGANASILNVKNYLKGKFRH, encoded by the exons ATGGGATGTGAATGGAGTGCG GTATATGACGGAGAAAGTATCCTTCTACAAAAAGAGCTTTATGAGAGAGGCTCAGAGGTCTACGTGGATGTAAAGCAACTAACACG CGTAAAGTTTAACCGAATGTTGAGATTAATGGTCACATGCTCGCACGGTATGGACATACTCATGTACTACATTATTTCGAAAGGAAGCATTGTTGATATTGGTTTCTTCCGACCAAACCAAAGGATCAGATACACTTTTCAAATTTTGGTATCCAAAGAGCTTACCCCTGTCTCAATGATATATTTAATTGCTTCCGCGAATGGCAAATTCGCGACAAACTACATCTCTTTTACGGTCAGAGAATTTGTCAACCCT ATTGAGATTAAGATCGAGGAGAATAtcagtgatgatggtgttgacCTCGGGGACGAAATTGAGTTATCGATCCGTGGTCGCCCAGGATCATTCGTTGCTTTGGCTGCATATGTCCATCGATTCATGCAGCATAGTAAGCATCACGATATCTTTTATACGGATGTTTGGTATTTGTTTAATAAACTTCATCCAGTTCACATTGATGTTATTGAG ATACTAGGAGCAAATGCTAGCAttttaaatgttaaaaacTATCTTAAAGGCAAGTTTAGACATTAG